The genomic window AACCTTTAGCCTTTATGAGGTTTTCCACTATCATTTCCTTCTCCACTCTTTGTGATAGGGCAATGAGATCTTTCTGGGCCTGGTCCCTGGATTCTCTAGTGGCATTTGGATTATTGATAAGCTCCCTTAAATAATCCGCTTCCTGACTTCTGAGCCGATCCCTCTCAAGCTTGTAATCTATAAAGAAATCGCTATTATTTTCTTTTTTATCGAGCGCCGTCCCCGGGGCGGTTTCTTGTGATGATTGTTGTTGCGACAATACTTTCTGGGTATCAGGCGCGGTGGGATTTTTTTCATAAACTACCCTGGGGAAATTGCCCAAAAACATCATATAAACCGATATTATAAAAATGGAAGCAAAAAGTATTATTAAAAGCGTCCTCTTCCTTAATAAAAATGCCATTTGTTTTCCCTCCAAAAAATTTATTTTGCCAGCACTTTGATTTTGTAAACCGGAATATCCAGCACCGTGGCTGCAGCCCTGGTAATCTGTTCAATTATCCTGGAAGAAGAAGCACCGTCAGCCACAATAAGCACGCCCTTTATCATCGGTGTAGATTTTTTAACCACCAGCGGTTCATCTTCCCCTCCCTTTCGAAGCACAACCACCTGCCTGTTTGATTGTGTTTCAGTTACTGTTCTAACCCCTCCTTCACTATCTTTTTCTTCTGAGGTCTTTTGGCTGTTGATGGTATTAAAAGCCGGTTCCACCATCATATCATTTTCCAGAGTAATCATTATGCTTACATCACCGACACCATGGACCTTTTTTAAAACCTCCGCCAGTTGTTTTTCAAGCCTTTCTTCATAGGATTGTTCCACGGCAGCTGGGGTCTGCGCGATACTTATACTGTCCGTACCCGTGATATCTTGAGGACGCATTGGAGGAGCAATGGTTTTTGCTAGAGAAAGAAACAAAAATCCTATGGCAAATATTACTATCAGATGGGAAATCGCTTTATTTTTAGGATTCTTCAGCCAGTTGAGGATGACTTTGATATTTTGCTTTTCTTCCATTAATTTCCCTCCAATTGTAATTTAATATTTTTCTCAGGAATATTAAATTGTTTTTGTAGATATTCTTTTAATTCTGATAAGCTCTGTTTGTAATTTATTAAATCTACTTTGCCTTCATTTTTATTTCCGTCGAACTCCTCGATTTTCACAGAAACCTTTTGAATGTCTTTTTTATCTTTTACCGGAGCTGATGTGGGTCTGAGCAGTATATATACCTCATCTACCCTTCCGAAATCGCTTCTTTCCTTTTGTTCAGTTATTTTTAAATCGATGTCTTTGACTTCAAAGATGCTTGTTTCATCTATGTGATTGGTTATTAAAGATATAAGGTTACTTTTATATTGTTTTATAATCAATTCATTGTTTTTTTCATTAAGGGCTTCGACACGTTTTAACATATCTTCCTGATCAACCAGTTGTTTATTGTATTGCCACTGAAATTCGCTAAAGTAATTTTCTTTGTTGAGGAAAGTCAATAGAGGATTTATAATCGTTATAATTACCACTAGTCCC from Biomaibacter acetigenes includes these protein-coding regions:
- a CDS encoding SpoIIIAH-like family protein, which translates into the protein MAFLLRKRTLLIILFASIFIISVYMMFLGNFPRVVYEKNPTAPDTQKVLSQQQSSQETAPGTALDKKENNSDFFIDYKLERDRLRSQEADYLRELINNPNATRESRDQAQKDLIALSQRVEKEMIVENLIKAKGFEDAVIFISNDFANVVIKGASLQSKQVAQITDIVTKTTGIPIEKITIIERK
- the spoIIIAG gene encoding stage III sporulation protein AG; translation: MEEKQNIKVILNWLKNPKNKAISHLIVIFAIGFLFLSLAKTIAPPMRPQDITGTDSISIAQTPAAVEQSYEERLEKQLAEVLKKVHGVGDVSIMITLENDMMVEPAFNTINSQKTSEEKDSEGGVRTVTETQSNRQVVVLRKGGEDEPLVVKKSTPMIKGVLIVADGASSSRIIEQITRAAATVLDIPVYKIKVLAK
- the spoIIIAF gene encoding stage III sporulation protein AF, which codes for MLDSLSSWIKQIILVVMFTTFVDFLIPNNKFLRYAKVLLGLVVIITIINPLLTFLNKENYFSEFQWQYNKQLVDQEDMLKRVEALNEKNNELIIKQYKSNLISLITNHIDETSIFEVKDIDLKITEQKERSDFGRVDEVYILLRPTSAPVKDKKDIQKVSVKIEEFDGNKNEGKVDLINYKQSLSELKEYLQKQFNIPEKNIKLQLEGN